One genomic window of Fusarium keratoplasticum isolate Fu6.1 chromosome 3, whole genome shotgun sequence includes the following:
- a CDS encoding Pre-mRNA-splicing factor SLU7: MPQPQTNPPTGAGAASKEENIYIPSFISKRPFYAGEEGDDNDYLKHQRREEKNEKSTWYDRGRKAGPAATKYRKGACENCGAMTHKKKDCLSRPRAKGAKWTGKDIQADELIQDVKMGWDAKRDRWNGYDAKEYRNVVDDYHQMEELRKKATVGVDGEEENDDGDKYAEENDMSKHQSTATRQLRIREDTAKYLLNLDLESAKYDPKTRALVDSGATADKASEMFAEEGFMRSSGDAGAFEKAQRYAWEAQETSGDTSQHLQANPTAGEFYRKKEQEEAEAKRADREKALLDKYGGEQKAMPAALRSMAVTESETFVEYDEAGLIKGAPKKKAKSKYAEDIFINNHTSTWGSWWSNFKWGYACCHSFIKNSYCTGEEGKEAWEAAERQRTGANLIEDKEEDEEPSNEDGDKEAEESKPKKRTREEMMNGVTEEEMDEYRRKRTVAADPMAKLLGKDELLT, translated from the coding sequence GACAATGACTACCTCAAGCATCAACGTCGCGAAGAGAAGAATGAAAAGTCTACATGGTACGACCGCGGCAGGAAGGCTGGCCCAGCCGCCACCAAGTATCGCAAAGGCGCGTGCGAGAACTGCGGCGCCATGACacacaagaagaaggactgCTTGAGCCGACCTCGGGCGAAGGGCGCAAAGTGGACGGGGAAAGATATCCAGGCCGATGAGCTTATTCAGGATGTCAAGATGGGCTGGGACGCCAAGCGCGATCGCTGGAACGGCTACGATGCGAAGGAATATCGCAACGTGGTTGACGACTACCACCAGATGGAGGAACTGCGGAAGAAGGCTACAGTaggtgttgatggcgaggaagaaaaCGACGATGGCGATAAGTATGCCGAGGAGAACGACATGAGTAAGCACCAGAGTACAGCAACCCGACAACTGCGAATACGAGAAGACACAGCCAAATACCTGTTGAACCTCGATCTGGAATCCGCCAAATACGACCCCAAGACACGAGCATTGGTCGACAGTGGCGCGACAGCCGATAAGGCGTCTGAAATGTTTGCGGAGGAGGGATTCATGCGATCTTCAGGCGATGCTGGTGCTTTCGAGAAGGCGCAACGATACGCATGGGAGGCACAAGAAACATCTGGCGACACCAGCCAACATTTGCAGGCAAACCCAACGGCGGGAGAGTTCTACCGaaagaaggagcaggaggaggcagaggcgaAGCGCGCAGACCGAGAGAAGGCTTTGCTGGACAAGTACGGAGGAGAGCAGAAGGCAATGCCAGCTGCTCTACGCAGCATGGCGGTTACCGAGTCCGAGACATTTGTCGAGTACGACGAAGCTGGTCTGATCAAGGGCGcaccgaagaagaaggccaagtccaagtATGCCGAGGAtatcttcatcaacaaccacaCCTCCACCTGGGGCAGCTGGTGGTCCAACTTCAAGTGGGGTTACGCATGCTGTCACTCTTTCATCAAGAACAGCTACTGCACAggagaggagggcaaggaggcttgggaggctgctgagcgGCAACGCACTGGTGCCAACCTGATTGAGGATaaagaggaggacgaggagcctTCCAACGAGGATGGAGACAAGGAGGCCGAAGAGTCGAAACCGAAGAAACGgacaagagaagagatgatgAACGGGGTaacagaggaggagatggacgagtACAGGCGGAAACGAACAGTTGCGGCTGATCCAATGGCGAAGCTCCTGGGCAAGGATGAACTTTTGACATAG